Genomic window (Streptosporangiales bacterium):
GCGGCCTGCGGTTCTGGTTCCTCGTCACTCTCGCCATGGGGTTCGTGTTCGACGCCGGTCAGGCATACGAGTACACCAACCTCATCCTCGAGCAGGGCCTCACGTTCGGTGCGAGCGACCCGGCGGTGGGTGCGTACGCCTCGGTCTTCTACCTCACCACCGGCTTCCACGGGCTGCACGTCTTCGGCGGTCTCGTCGCCTTCGTGTTCATGCTGGGCCGCACCTACGCGGCCAAACGCTTCACGCACGAGCAGGCCGTGAGCGCGATCGTCGTGTCCTACTACTGGCACTTCGTCGACGTCGTGTGGATCGGGCTGTTCGCCACCATCTACCTGCTCCCCCTCATCCAGTGACACCCCAGGAGGCTGGTGTGAAACGTTGCTCTGCTACGCGGCGCCCAGGACGGCCATTGGCGGCGTTGTCGGAGCTCGCAAGTACGCCCAGTACGAGCTCGTCCTCCGCCACCGCAACTGACCGCCCTGAGCGCCGCTCGCGACGAGCACGCTTCACACCAACCTCCTAGCGCGTGAGGACGGCACCCGTGACGACGAGGAAGCGAGCGGTGACCACTCGCACCGGATGGCGGCGGCGGCCACTGTCGCGCTACGTGCTGCTGCTGATCGCGCTCGTGGCGGTGGGCGGCTTCTACGCGAGCGTCGACGAGACGCCGGCGAAGCAGGCCGCGGCCGCGGAGACCCCGAGCAAGGAGCAGATCGCGCAGGGCAAGGCGCTCTTCCAGACCAGCTGCGCCACCTGCCACGGCCTCAGCGGTCAGGGCACGGAGACCGGCCCGAACCTCACCGGCGTCGGCGCGGCGGCCGTCGACTTCCAGGTCGGCACCGGCCGCATGCCGCTCGCCGCCCCCGGCCCGCAGGCGCCCCGCAAGGAGCCCCGCTTCACCCAGGCGCAGATCGACGCGATGGCGGCGTACGTCCAGTCGCTGTCCCCCGGCCCGGAGATCCCCGAGGGCGTCGACGAACGCTACGACGAGGCCGACCTCGCCCTCGGCGGCGAGCTGTTCCGCGCCAACTGCGCGCAGTGCCACAACTTCGCCGGCTCGGGCGGGGCGCTGACCAACGGCAAGTCCGCGCCGTCGCTCATGGGAGTGCAGCCCAAGCACATCTACGAGGCGATGGAGACCGGCCCGGAGAACATGCCGGTCTTCGGGGAGCGCACCCTCACCCCCGACGAGAAGCTCGCGGTCATCAAGTACATCAAGGCGATCGAGGAGGAGCCCAACCCAGGCGGGGCCGGGCTCGGCCGGATCGGGCCGGTCAGCGAGGGCCTGATCATCTGGCTGCTCGGGATCGGGCTGTGCATCGCCGGCGCGATGTGGATCACAGCCAAGAAGAAGACGGACTGAGATGGCTGACAACGACAACGGGCAGGCCGACCCCTTCGATTCGCCGGCCGGGTCGAAGCGCCGCTTCGGCGGCACCCCGACGTCGGCCGAGGTGGCCGAGTCGCTCGCCGCGCGCCGCAGGGCCGAGCGCGGCGACCGCGCCCGCTCGGCCGAGGCTCCGCCCGAGCGCGAGATGACCGAGGAGGAGGCCAGGCGCGGTGAGCGCCTGGTCGCCACCTGGTTCGTGGTCGCGTTCCTGGCCGGCGTCGCCTTCCTCGTCTTCTACTGGCTCGTCCCGACCCACGACGCCGTGTCCGCCAGCCTCTCCAACAAGCTGCTCGGCACGTGCCTGACGATCGCCCTGTTCGGCCTCGCCATCGGCATCGTGCTGTGGGTGCGCAAGCTCATGCCGAACAAGGAGATGACCGACGAGCGGCACGAGCTGCGGTCGAGCGACGAGGACCGCGAGCAGTTCGCCGACTACTTCGTCGACACCGCCGAGTCGACCCAGATCACCAAGCGGCCGCTGCTGCGCCGCACCCTGCTGCTCGCGGCCGCGCCGCTCGGCCTGGCTCCGCTGTGGCTGCTGCGCGACCTGGGCCCGCTGCCGGACAAGGACCTGTTCACCCAGCCCTGGCGCAAGGGCATGCGCATGGTGGTCGCGGGCACCGAGGAGTCCGAGGAGCCCCGGCTGCTGAAGCTCGCCGACGTCACCGACTTCGGCATCGCGCTGAGCACCCTGCCCGAGGGCGTCCACGAGTTCAACGAGACGGCCAAGGCCGCCCTGCTGATCATCCGGCTGCACCCCGACGAGATCCAGGACAACAAGCGTGGCCGGGTGCAGGCCGAGCACGGCGTCGACGGCATCTGCGCGTTCTCGAAGATCTGCACCCACGCGGGCTGCCCGATCAGCCTGTACGAGCGTGAGACCCATCACCTCTTCTGCCCGTGCCACCAGTCGACCTTCGACATGATCGACGGCGCCAACGTCGTCTTCGGCCCGGCCGCCAGGCCGCTGCCGCAGCTGGCGATCACCGTCGACGACGAGGGCTACCTGGTCGCCGACGCCGACTACTTCATCAACGGCCCCATCGGCCCCAGCTTCTGGGAGCGCGGGCCCAACAGGAACACCGACGGATGATCACCGCACAGGCGTCAGGCACCGGGCAGCGACCAGGCGTACGCTGGAATCGCTGGGCACGGCGAACGGATGGGGAGACCTCATGAAGGACTCCACGAAGAAGGTCCTCGCGGGCACGGGCAAGACCCTCGACGACCGATTCGGCGGGGCGTCGACGCTGCGCAAGCAGATGAAGAAGCTGTTCCCCGACCACTGGTCCTTCATGCTCGGCGAGATCGCCCTCTACTCCTTCGTGATCCTGCTGCTCACCGGCATCTTCCTCACGTTCTTCTACAAGCCCAGCATCGAGCACGTCATCTACAACGGCTCGTACCTCAAGCTCGAGGGCATCCCGATGAGCGAGGCGTACAAGTCGACGATCGACCTGTCGCTCGAGGTGCGCGGCGGCCTGCTGATGAGGCAGATCCACCACTGGGCGGCGCTGCTGTTCGTCGCGTCGATCATGGTGCACATGTTCCGGATCTTCTTCACCGGAGCGTTCCGCAAGCCGCGCGAGGTCAACTGGCTGATCGGCATCACCCTGTTCATCCTCGCCATGCTCGAGGGCTTCGCCGGCTACACCCTGCCCGACGACCTGCTCTCCGGCGTGGGCCTGCGGATCTTCGTGTCCGTGACCTTCATGGCGATCCCGATCGTCGGCACGTACCTGATGTACTTCGCGTTCGGTGGTGGGTTCCCCGACGGGCTGGCCGGTGAGTTCATCCCCCGGCTCTACATCGTGCACGTGCTGCTGGTGCCTGGCATCCTGCTGGCGCTGATCGGCGCGCACATGATGATCATGTGGCACCAGAAGCACACCACCTGGGCGAGCGCCAAGCAGACCAACAAGAACACCGTCGGCGTGCCGTTCTTCCCGCACTTCATGGCCAAGACCGGCGCGTTCTTCATGTTCGTCTTCGGCGTGCTCGCGCTGTTCGGCACGTTCGTGCAGATCAACCCGATCTGGATGTACGGCCCCTACAACCCCGCCCACGTCACGGCCGGCGCGCAGCCCGACTGGTACATCGGCATCCTCGAGGGCGGGCTGCGCATCATGCCCGGCGTCGAGACGAACCTGTTCGGCCACACGATCGCGTGGACCACACTGGTGCCCGCCCTCGTCGTGCCCGGCATCCTCTTCACGTTCATCGGCGCGTACCCGTTCCTGGAGAAGTGGATCACCAAGGACAAGAACGAGCACCACGTGCTCGACCGGCCGCGCAACGTGCCCACCCGCACGGGCATCGGCGTCGCCTGGATCACCGTCTACCTGGTCCTGTGGATCGCGGGCGGCAACGACATCATCGCCGACGTGTTCAGCCTGTCGGTCAACTCGCTGACCTGGTTCTTCCGCTTCGCCATCTTCCTGCTGCCCGTGGCGGCGTTCGTGGTCACCAAGCGCATCTGCATCGGGATGCAGCGCAGGGAGCAGAACCTGCTGCACCACGGCGTGGAGACCGGCGTGATCAAGCGCACACCGTCGGGTGGCTACGTCGAGATCCACCGCGAGCTGTCGCCCGAGGCACGCGGCACGATCGAGGCCACCGCCCCGGCCGCGCCCGAGGAGCTGACCCAGCTCACCGACGAGCACGGCGTCGAGTCCAAGCACCGGCTGCTCGGCCGGCTCCGGGTCTCCGCGCAGCGCTGGTACTCCCAGGACAACGTCGTGCGCGACGGCAACGGCCACGGCAACGGTCACGGGCCCGCCGAGGGCGACGGTCACGCGGTCGAGGGCGAGGAACGCAAGGAGCTCACTGGCAGCCCCGACTAGGTCACCGTAATCCGGACTGACCGGTCGGTCGATGCGGAGCGCGATACTACTGCAGAAATCGGTACGGAACGTCGTCCTCTGCGCCGTATTGGTCGAATGGACCGGTGCGCCGTCGCAGACTAGACGGGTCTCTCTCACCCCCCATGAGGACGACCAGAGGACCGATGCTGGACGCTGCACTCCGTACCGAACTGGATTCCGTACCCGAGTTCGCGATGTTCGCGACCGTCGACGAGCTGTCGGCCGAGTTCGAACGCCTCGCGCGGACCTACCGGTCGACGTGCCAGCTCAGATACATCGGGGTGTCACGCCTCGGCGAGCCGCTCACCTGTCTCACGGTCGGTGACGGCGACCGGCACGCGATCGTGTTCGCCATGCCGCACCCGCACGAGCCGGTCGGCGGCCTCACCGCCGTCCACCTCGCCCGGCGCCTGTGTGCCGACCCGCGCCTGCGCAACCGCCTCGGCATGACCTGGCACATCCTGCCCTGCGTCGACCCCGACGGCACCAGGCTCAACGAGGGCTGGTTGCACGGCCCGTTCACGCGCACGCACTACGCGAACAACTTCTACCGCCCGTCACCCGACGAGCAGGTCGACTGGACCTTCCCGTTCGCGTACAAGCAGGCGTACTTCGACGGCGTCCTGCCCGAGACCGCGGCCCTGATGCGCCTCATCGACGGCCTCCGGCCGGCGTTCATGTGCTCGCTGCACAACGCCGAGGTCGGCGGCGTCTACTACTACCTGTCCAGGCACGAGCCCGGCCTCTACCCGGCCCTGCAGGAGATCCCCCAGCACCTCGGCATCCCCCTCGACCTCGGGGAGCCCGAGCAGCCGCACATCGAGCTGCTGAGCAAGGCCGTCTTCCGCACCGCCAACCCCCGGTCGGCGTACGACGCGGCGGAGCAGTACGGCCTCGACCCGCTGCACGGCGGCTCCGGCGAGTCCAGCGCGGGCTACGCGCTGCGCTACGGCACGCTCAGCCTGATCACCGAGGTCCCCTACTGGACCCACCCCAACGTCAACGACCGGTCGCCGAGCGACACCCGGTACGCCGACGCCCTGCGCGAGCAGGGCAAGGCGCTCGGGCAGTTCGCCGACCAGCTGTGCGACGTGCTCCGCCTCGTCGGGGCCGAACTCGCGACGAACTCGCCGTTCCTGCGCGCCACCCGCACCTTCACCGCGCACAGCTCCGGCCGGATGCGCGACATCGAGCTGCGCGCCGAGCGTCCCGACGCCGACCGCCCCGCCACCTCGGCGGAGCTCCACTCGCTGCGCGACACCGTCCACACGTTCCGGCTGCGCTACTCCGGCATGCTGCTGCGCGCGCTCGACGGCGAGCTCGCCATCGGCAACGGCACGCCCACGATCAGGGCACAGCGTGCCGTCGTGGCCGAGGCGCACGCCCAGTGGTGCGAGACCGCCGAGCAGGAGAGCGCGGCCGAGCAGATCCCGATCCGCAACCAGGTCGCGACCCAGTACGGCGCCATCCTCGCGTCCGCGGAGCGCGTCACCCGGCGCTGAGGGCCCGAGCCTCTGGGGCCGCCGAGCGAGCTAGTGGCGGAACTCGCCGCGGTAGTACTCGAAGACCCAGCCGACCACGGAGATCATCGCGAACAGGCCACCGATGATCACCAGCCACCAGCCGATCGGCAGGCCGACGAACGTGACCGCGCACGAGGCGGCCAGGGCGAGCGGCCACCAGCTGTGCGGGCTGTAGAAGCCGAGCTCGCCGGCGCCGTCGGAGATCTCGGCGTCGCGGTCGTCCTCGTACAGGTCCTCCTTGGGCACCCTGCGCTGGGTGTACGTCAGGTAGTAGCCGATGAGCAGCGCCATGCCGATGGCCAGGGCCAGGGCCGTGGTGCCGGTGGGGTCCTTGGAGAAGATCCAGTAGATGACGTCGGCGATGGCGAAGAAGATCGCCACGCCGAGGAACAAGATGCCCTGGACCTTCACGACGTGCGTCCTTCCACCTGGGTCGCGTCGGATGGCCGCCTGGGCGCGTGATGCAGGTCGAACGCGGGACGGTCGGACCTGATGCGCGGCAATGAGGTGAAGTTGTGGCGTGGCGGCGGACAGGACGTCGCCCACTCCAGGCCCCCGCCGTAGCCCCAGGGATCGTCGATCTCGACCTTGGCCCCGCGCTTGGCCGTGCGCCACACGTTGTAGAAGAACGGCAGCATCGAGATGCCGAGCAGCAGTGCGCCGGCGCTGGAGATCTGATTGATCCCGGTAAAGCCGGCGTCGGCGTCGTAGTCGGCGATGCGGCGCGGCATGCCGATCACGCCGAGGTAGTGCTGGATGAGGAAGGTGAGGTGGAAGCCGAAGAACAGCAGCCAGAAGTGCAG
Coding sequences:
- a CDS encoding ubiquinol-cytochrome c reductase cytochrome b subunit, producing MKDSTKKVLAGTGKTLDDRFGGASTLRKQMKKLFPDHWSFMLGEIALYSFVILLLTGIFLTFFYKPSIEHVIYNGSYLKLEGIPMSEAYKSTIDLSLEVRGGLLMRQIHHWAALLFVASIMVHMFRIFFTGAFRKPREVNWLIGITLFILAMLEGFAGYTLPDDLLSGVGLRIFVSVTFMAIPIVGTYLMYFAFGGGFPDGLAGEFIPRLYIVHVLLVPGILLALIGAHMMIMWHQKHTTWASAKQTNKNTVGVPFFPHFMAKTGAFFMFVFGVLALFGTFVQINPIWMYGPYNPAHVTAGAQPDWYIGILEGGLRIMPGVETNLFGHTIAWTTLVPALVVPGILFTFIGAYPFLEKWITKDKNEHHVLDRPRNVPTRTGIGVAWITVYLVLWIAGGNDIIADVFSLSVNSLTWFFRFAIFLLPVAAFVVTKRICIGMQRREQNLLHHGVETGVIKRTPSGGYVEIHRELSPEARGTIEATAPAAPEELTQLTDEHGVESKHRLLGRLRVSAQRWYSQDNVVRDGNGHGNGHGPAEGDGHAVEGEERKELTGSPD
- a CDS encoding Rieske 2Fe-2S domain-containing protein, coding for MADNDNGQADPFDSPAGSKRRFGGTPTSAEVAESLAARRRAERGDRARSAEAPPEREMTEEEARRGERLVATWFVVAFLAGVAFLVFYWLVPTHDAVSASLSNKLLGTCLTIALFGLAIGIVLWVRKLMPNKEMTDERHELRSSDEDREQFADYFVDTAESTQITKRPLLRRTLLLAAAPLGLAPLWLLRDLGPLPDKDLFTQPWRKGMRMVVAGTEESEEPRLLKLADVTDFGIALSTLPEGVHEFNETAKAALLIIRLHPDEIQDNKRGRVQAEHGVDGICAFSKICTHAGCPISLYERETHHLFCPCHQSTFDMIDGANVVFGPAARPLPQLAITVDDEGYLVADADYFINGPIGPSFWERGPNRNTDG
- a CDS encoding cytochrome c oxidase subunit 4, encoding MKVQGILFLGVAIFFAIADVIYWIFSKDPTGTTALALAIGMALLIGYYLTYTQRRVPKEDLYEDDRDAEISDGAGELGFYSPHSWWPLALAASCAVTFVGLPIGWWLVIIGGLFAMISVVGWVFEYYRGEFRH
- a CDS encoding c-type cytochrome, with translation MSRYVLLLIALVAVGGFYASVDETPAKQAAAAETPSKEQIAQGKALFQTSCATCHGLSGQGTETGPNLTGVGAAAVDFQVGTGRMPLAAPGPQAPRKEPRFTQAQIDAMAAYVQSLSPGPEIPEGVDERYDEADLALGGELFRANCAQCHNFAGSGGALTNGKSAPSLMGVQPKHIYEAMETGPENMPVFGERTLTPDEKLAVIKYIKAIEEEPNPGGAGLGRIGPVSEGLIIWLLGIGLCIAGAMWITAKKKTD